The Papaver somniferum cultivar HN1 chromosome 6, ASM357369v1, whole genome shotgun sequence genome segment CAAGGAAAAATTCAAACCAATGGTATGCAGAGGTGGTTGTCAACCAACTCATCTAATGTTTGCTGATGACATCTTCATCTTTTGCAATGGTAATAAAAGAACTCTGGAGAATTTGATGGCAATATTAATGAAATACCAAAATAACTCTGGTCAAGAAGTAAATAAAGCCAAAAGTAAATGTTTTGtgggtggattttcaacaactagACAACAAGAGATTGCAAATTTTTTGCAGATGGATCGTTCTTTCTTCCCAGACAAGTATTTGGGTGTTATTCTTAACCCTGGTAAGGTTACAACTCAGCAATTATCGGGGATGGTGGAGATGATGCAAAAGATACTAGCTGGATGGATTGGTAAAATGTTGGCTTTCTCAACAAGATTGACTCTTGTTAAGCATGTTTTATGTAGTATGCCAATATACACTATGGTTGTATATAAATGGACAAAATTAGTTATTCAAGCTTGTGAAAGAATTATCAGGAATTTTTTGTGGTCTGGGGATCCATCAGTGAAAAATCTAATTACAATTAAATGGGATTAAGTGAATGCTCGAGTGGAAGAAAGTGAATTGGGTTTAAGAAGGTTGGAAGTAATGAATAAAGCTTTACTAATGAAACTTCCATGGAAAATAGAAAATGATGATGAGGAATGGACTAGGTTTATGAGAGCTAAGTATAAAGATAAAAAGGGTGAATGGATCAGATAATATAAACAATCTTCAATCTGGCCAGGAATTAAATGGGTTATGTCTGACATGAAAGAAGGCAGCAGATGGATTGTGGGTGATGGTCACAGCATATCAGTATGGAAGGACAAATGGATAAATGAGTATGCATTAATGGATAGGCATGCATAAGATGATTATGTAAAACTAAATGTTGACCTCAAAGCAAAAGATCTGATACATAATGGTGAATGGCACATTTCTGAAGCACTGCTAAAGTATTTTGATGCAAGTGAACTACCAGTGTTGAGGAATGAACAAGATAAGAAAGTATTGACAGAGGATATGCAACCGTGACATGGGGAAAACAGATATGGAATCCTTGTGTACATCCATATACCTCAAGTAACTTATGGAAGATTTTAAGAGGGTCATGTGCAACAGAGGAAACAGTCAGGAAAAAGGTTTCTCAACAGTATCTAAATGCTATCTATGTGGTAATAATCAAGAAACAAAGGATCATATTCTTTGGTCTTGTAGTTTCCGTGAACAGATATGGCATTGGCTGAGTGATATATTTCAATGTACAAGTCCAAAATGTTTTGGTGATGTTACGGAAGTGGCCAAAGGAAAAAGCTCTGCAATCAAAGAAGTTTGGTATAAAAGTGCTTTCAACAATATGGTGGAACTTTGGTTTACAAGGAGCTCTGTAATTTATGAAGCAGTGATTCCAaatatggaaaaatttaaacaaagaataatcaGAGTTACAGGGGGATGTAGTGCAAGAATGAAGGGAGAGATGTGGGGGACAATGTATGATTTACAGATTCTAATCTTCTTTGGCATCTCTGGAGTTAGAACTAAAATTACAAAGGTGAAACAATGCTTCTTTCTGCTACcaaaactaaataaaatattaatatgcTGTGATGGAGCATCCAAGGGTAATCCATGGCTCGCAGGCTTAGGTTTTGTTGCAAGAAATTGTACAAGTGAATGTATTGGAGCTGCTTCAGGTGGATT includes the following:
- the LOC113290802 gene encoding uncharacterized protein LOC113290802, which translates into the protein MVCRGGCQPTHLMFADDIFIFCNGNKRTLENLMAILMKYQNNSGQEVNKAKSKCFVGGFSTTRQQEIANFLQMDRSFFPDKYLGVILNPGKVTTQQLSGMVEMMQKILAGWIGKMLAFSTRLTLVKHVLCSMPIYTMVVYKWTKLVIQACERIIRNFLWSGDPSVKNLITIKWD